Sequence from the Epinephelus moara isolate mb chromosome 19, YSFRI_EMoa_1.0, whole genome shotgun sequence genome:
acatgcttattatatttcatttctgctgacAGATgccccaaaatcctacacactggaccaaaGAGGCACATGCTGCTGTGCTCATTTAGCAGACACAGAATGAAACATGCAGCTACAATAATCAGATGAAGACAGAGTAAATACACACCCTGTTGCCACAACAGCGTAGGCTTTCTTGGCACGTTCATAGAAATCAAACCTCTCCACCTTTTCAAGAGGAGCCTACATGCAacagaaatcaacacaaattaGTCAAAAATCAAAGGAAGTTATTTAATGTTACTCACTGAAATCTGGTTTACCTGAGACCCAGCCTGACCCAGGAGCTGTGTGTAGGTGTCCCACACAGGGACAGGTAAACATCTCCATTTGTCACTGTCCACCAGATCCATGACTGCAGCCTGTGGAAACATAAGCAGATTcaacaaatgattttttttttacccaagaCATCACTCAGTGGTTTTAACTTTAGATTTATGGGTCCTGTACCGGAGAAGGGACGTAGGTATCCAAGGGCAACAGCTTCAAAATGGCCTCCAAAAGCTGTGGGATTCCCAAACCTACATAAAGATCagacacagatataaatacatcTATTCAAAAACCATTTTCATTCACAGATAGATGTGTTTACATACCATCA
This genomic interval carries:
- the fuom gene encoding fucose mutarotase is translated as MVVLRGIPSVISPELLYALAKMGHGDELVLADANFPASSICACGPKEIRADGLGIPQLLEAILKLLPLDTYVPSPAAVMDLVDSDKWRCLPVPVWDTYTQLLGQAGSQAPLEKVERFDFYERAKKAYAVVATGETALYGNLILKKGVIPAELLQ